One window from the genome of Cricetulus griseus strain 17A/GY chromosome 2, alternate assembly CriGri-PICRH-1.0, whole genome shotgun sequence encodes:
- the LOC100758278 gene encoding alpha-methylacyl-CoA racemase isoform X4, with translation MVLRGIRVVELAGLAPGPFCGMVLADFGAQVVRVDRPGSRGDVSLLARGKRSLVLDLKRPRGAAVLRRICARVDVLLEPFRCGVMEKLQLGPETLLKDNPKLIYARLSGFGQSGSFSKAAGHDINYVALSGGRNGILEFFPVEDSAHGAVGTASRTKPVRWRVTFLYNLQDCRWRVHGCWRNRTPVLQAAGQRTWTQV, from the exons ATGGTGTTGCGTGGCATCAGGGTGGTGGAGCTGGCGGGCCTGGCCCCGGGGCCGTTCTGCGGGATGGTCCTGGCGGACTTCGGAGCTCAGGTGGTGCGTGTGGACCGGCCGGGCTCCAGGGGCGACGTGAGCCTTCTGGCCCGGGGCAAGCGCTCGCTCGTGCTGGACCTGAAGCGGCCGCGCGGAGCCGCGGTGCTGCGGCGCATTTGCGCACGTGTGGACGTGCTGCTGGAGCCCTTCCGCTGCG GCGTCATGGAAAAACTCCAGCTTGGGCCAGAAACTCTACTGAAGGACAATCCAAAGCTCATCTATGCCAGACTGAGTGGATTCGGCCAATCGGGAAGTTTCTCCAAGGCAGCTGGTCATGACATCAACTATGTGGCTTTGTCGG GTGGAAGGAACGGCATACTTGAGTTCTTTCCTGTGGAAGACTCAGCACATGGGGCTGTGGGAACAGCCTCGAGGACAAAACCTGTTAGATGGCGGGTCACCTTTCTATACAACCTACAAGACTGCAGATGGAGAGTTCATGGCTGTTGGCGCAATAGAACCCCAGTTCTACAAGCTGCTGGTCAAAG GACTTGGACTCAAGTCTGA
- the LOC100758278 gene encoding alpha-methylacyl-CoA racemase isoform X3: MVLRGIRVVELAGLAPGPFCGMVLADFGAQVVRVDRPGSRGDVSLLARGKRSLVLDLKRPRGAAVLRRICARVDVLLEPFRCGVMEKLQLGPETLLKDNPKLIYARLSGFGQSGSFSKAAGHDINYVALSGVLSKIGKSGDNPYPPLNLLADFAGGGLMCTLGIVLALFERTRSGQGQVIDANMVEGTAYLSSFLWKTQHMGLWEQPRGQNLLDGGSPFYTTYKTADGEFMAVGAIEPQFYKLLVKGLGLKSDELPTQMSIADWPEMKKKFADVFAKKTKAEWCQIFDGTDACVTPVLTIEEALHHSHNRERASFITDEEQHASPRPAPQLSRTPAIPCLKRDAFAGEHTEEVLKEFGFSQEEIHQLCSERVIESSKPKANL, encoded by the exons ATGGTGTTGCGTGGCATCAGGGTGGTGGAGCTGGCGGGCCTGGCCCCGGGGCCGTTCTGCGGGATGGTCCTGGCGGACTTCGGAGCTCAGGTGGTGCGTGTGGACCGGCCGGGCTCCAGGGGCGACGTGAGCCTTCTGGCCCGGGGCAAGCGCTCGCTCGTGCTGGACCTGAAGCGGCCGCGCGGAGCCGCGGTGCTGCGGCGCATTTGCGCACGTGTGGACGTGCTGCTGGAGCCCTTCCGCTGCG GCGTCATGGAAAAACTCCAGCTTGGGCCAGAAACTCTACTGAAGGACAATCCAAAGCTCATCTATGCCAGACTGAGTGGATTCGGCCAATCGGGAAGTTTCTCCAAGGCAGCTGGTCATGACATCAACTATGTGGCTTTGTCGG GTGTTCTGTCAAAGATTGGCAAAAGTGGTGATAACCCATACCCACCTTTGAATCTCCTGGCTGACTTTGCTGGTGGTGGCCTGATGTGCACACTAGGCATTGTGCTTGCTCTCTTTGAACGCACACGTTCTGGCCAAGGTCAGGTCATTGATGCGAACATG GTGGAAGGAACGGCATACTTGAGTTCTTTCCTGTGGAAGACTCAGCACATGGGGCTGTGGGAACAGCCTCGAGGACAAAACCTGTTAGATGGCGGGTCACCTTTCTATACAACCTACAAGACTGCAGATGGAGAGTTCATGGCTGTTGGCGCAATAGAACCCCAGTTCTACAAGCTGCTGGTCAAAG GACTTGGACTCAAGTCTGATGAACTCCCCACCCAGATGAGCATAGCTGATTGGccagaaatgaagaagaaatttgCAGATGTGTTTGCAAAGAAGACGAAGGCGGAGTGGTGCCAGATCTTTGATGGGACAGATGCATGTGTGACCCCAGTGCTGACCATTGAGGAGGCCCTCCACCACAGTCACAACAGGGAACGGGCCTCCTTTATCACTGACGAGGAGCAGCATGCAAGCCCCCGTCCTGCACCTCAGCTGTCTAGAACCCCAGCCATCCCTTGTCTGAAAAGGGATGCTTTTGCAGGGGAGCACACCGAAGAGGTTCTTAAAGAATTTGGATTCAGTCAAGAAGAGATCCATCAGTTGTGCTCAGAGAGAGTCATTGAGAGTAGTAAACCAAAAGCCAACCTCTGA